Proteins encoded by one window of Arachis ipaensis cultivar K30076 chromosome B04, Araip1.1, whole genome shotgun sequence:
- the LOC107636036 gene encoding pentatricopeptide repeat-containing protein At1g51965, mitochondrial-like, with protein sequence MKSTSSHYKFDRDDPITHLLDIHYVFLPLLIHDNTYSISILHISCISKFEYGRIQLSSLCADPFVSCSFGRSGEVDIAVKLFEELESSNCKPDVVTYNSLINCLGKNGDVDEAHMRFREMQEKGLNPDVVTYSTLIECFGKTDKVDMACKLFDEMLAVGCYPNLVTYNILLDCLERCGRTAEAVDLYAKLKQQGLTPDSITYAVLERLQSGGHNKLRFRRQNPITGWVVSPLR encoded by the exons ATGAAAAGTACCTCCTCCCActacaagtttgatagagatgatccgatcacCCACcttcttgacatccactacgtctttcttccactgcttatccacgaTAATACGTACTCAATTTCTATTCTTCACATTTCCTGTATATCAAAGTTTGAATATGGACGTATCCAACTCTCTAGCCTTTGCGCCGACCCATTTGTTTCTTGTAG CTTTGGTAGATCTGGGGAAGTTGACATTGCCGTAAAATTGTTTGAAGAACTAGAGAGTAGCAATTGTAAGCCCGATGTTGTTACCTATAACTCTCTGATCAATTGCCTTGGAAAGAATGGGGATGTTGATGAAGCTCACATGAGGTTTAGAGAAATGCAAGAGAAAGGATTGAATCCAGATGTTGTAACTTATAGTACACTGATTGAATGTTTTGGCAAGACGGATAAAGTTGACATGGCGTGTAAATTGTTTGATGAGATGCTTGCAGTGGGATGCTATCCTAACTTGGTCACGTATAATATTTTACTCGATTGTCTTGAAAGGTGCGGGAGAACTGCTGAGGCAGTGGACCTTTATGCAAAACTTAAGCAGCAAGGATTGACACCGGATTCAATCACATATGCGGTGCTTGAACGGTTGCAAAGCGGCGGGCATAACAAGTTGAGATTTCGCAGGCAGAACCCGATTACAGGATGGGTTGTCAGCCCTTTAAGATGA
- the LOC107638865 gene encoding uncharacterized protein LOC107638865 codes for MEFRVSIIWSLFVIFSLFSSQSKGEPSGSVFFIDGSGHQFLRAGSSNDEHPTMLLQEVGAAVSILLGFAPPSSLSTSSSSKLNEVLIPNPFNRPGAVFLLEVDGVNGLEKIVQDNAKLSDSVLRTNFLGSDKVDIHLLDENDVSVFSLDEQYGDLTDAAISDFSSLMGGSYASDALEPLNGVLTIPLANGAFSLHMSKKPEREYVIALLSLIRNVQRAIQMHEYLTQSTQSPAELVMGYFNGIKVLQEQQDTESLAEHGAELFLATVTKIFGSLQEAYKGQIVGVITTTSEEMGKRFDAIYTPHHNVRWLEETQPLNATLPEVLLVRRTLAWVTGIILLISTLIGIHYLLNMPLTRDTLLYSNVKLD; via the exons aTGGAGTTTCGCGTTTCCATCATTTGGAGCCTCTTcgttatcttctctctcttctcttcccaATCTAAG GGTGAGCCTTCTGGTTCCGTTTTCTTCATCGATGGTTCCGGTCATCAATTCCTTCGCGCTGGATCATCCAACGATGAG CACCCCACTATGTTGCTTCAGGAAGTTGGTGCTGCTGTGTCAATCTTGCTTGGTTTTGCACCACCTTCTAGCCTGTCAACTTCTAGCTCATCCAAG TTGAATGAGGTCCTCATTCCCAATCCATTCAATAGGCCTGGTGCTGTGTTCTTGTTGGAAGTGGATGGAGTTAATG GTCTTGAAAAAATTGTCCAAGATAATGCAAAGTTGAGTGATTCAGTTTTGAGGACAAACTTCCTTGGTTCTGACAAAGTTGACATTCACCTTCTAG ATGAGAATGATGTTTCTGTGTTTTCTTTGGATGAGCAATATGGAGACTTAACTGATGCAGCAATTAGTGATTTT TCATCTTTGATGGGTGGATCATATGCTTCAGATGCACTAGAACCATTAAATGGAGTTCTTACCATCCCATTGGCAAATGGTGCCTTTAGTCTTCATATGTCAAAG AAACCAGAAAGGGAGTATGTAATAGCTTTGCTGTCTCTTATTCGTAATGTACAAAGGGCTATTCAAATGCATGAATATTTAACTCAGAGTACTCAGAGTCCCGCTGAGTTGGTAATGGGGTACTTCAATGGGATCAAG GTTTTGCAAGAGCAACAGGATACTGAAAGTCTTGCTGAACATGGAGCTGAATTATTTCTTGCAACTGTGACAAAGATATTTGGTTCCCTGCAAGAAGCATATAAAG GTCAAATTGTTGGTGTGATAACAACCACTTCTGAAGAGATGGGCAAAAGGTTTGATGCGATCTATACTCCTCACCACAATGTGCGATGGTTGGAAGAAACACAACCACTGAATGCAACGCTACCAGAAGTGTTGCTAGTTAGGAGAACCCTTGCTTGGGTAACAGGAATAATTTTGCTCATTTCAACTCTTATTGGG ATACATTACTTGTTGAACATGCCGCTCACACGGGACACACTTCTTTATTCTAACGTTAAGCTGGATTAA